In Penaeus vannamei isolate JL-2024 chromosome 14, ASM4276789v1, whole genome shotgun sequence, one DNA window encodes the following:
- the LOC113812655 gene encoding oplophorus-luciferin 2-monooxygenase non-catalytic subunit, which produces MYFITSKPFWVVLVACLPCLRCAHVMKSVSGADSMDTYRSVVSEGLFSSASRREERALPCPSDVDVAPCVCSFDGASLDLDCSPVKDLDDLARVFQADFPFPSFTSLAIADNPHLVGELPGGIFGPVTFQNITLVRTNLSAVSDKAFASSASRLQLLDLGSNALTSFPFETLGDYFLLQHLDLKRNRLGRILDLESSSLEYLKLDSNPLLELTATSFANARYLRALYLNDVSLKGVPVGLFDSLNHLQELYLMGNQIQTLSSGTFNLNSKNLIIVALAGNAISQVEPNAFGTSLSHTVTLDFRANSLADLPESTWRPMIAILGSGSLLIDGNSLTCGCNLCWLMQDATLLSHTSGGKCSSGEYLDEINTDYCDFFCFRD; this is translated from the exons ATGTATTTCATTACATCGAAGCCTTTTTGGGTTGTTTTAGTGGCCTGCCTTCCATGCCTCCGTTGTGCACACGTTATGAAGTCTGTGTCGGGCGCAGACTCCATGGACACTTACAGGAGCGTGGTTTCTGAAGGACTGTTTTCTTCTGCGTCGAGGAGAGAGGAGCGTGCCCTTCCTTGTCCTTCCGACGTCGACGTGGCGCCCTGCGTGTGTTCCTTCGACGGCGCTTCCCTCGACCTCGACTGCAGTCCGGTGAAGGACCTTGACGACCTGGCGAGGGTGTTCCAGGCGGACTTCCCCTTCCCGTCGTTCACGTCCCTCGCCATCGCCGACAACCCGCACCTCGTGGGAGAGCTTCCGGGAGGGATCTTCGGCCCGGTCACGTTCCAGAACATCACCCTCGTGCGCACGAACCTCAGCGCCGTCTCGGACAAAGCCTTCGCGAGCTCGGCCTCCAGGCTGCAGCTCCTCGACCTCGGATCCAACGCCCTCACGAGCTTTCCCTTCGAGACGCTGGGAGACTACTTCCTCCTTCAGCACCTCGACCTCAAGAGAAATCGGCTTGGCAGAATTTTGGACTTGGAAAGCTCAAGCTTGGAATACTTAAAACTTGACAGCAATCCTCTGCTTGAATTGACCGCAACGTCTTTTGCAAACGCGCGATATCTCAGAGCGCTCTATTTGAACGACGTCAGCCTTAAGGGAGTCCCCGTCGGACTGTTCGACAGCCTGAACCACCTGCAGGAGCTATACCTGATGGGCAATCAGATCCAGACCCTAAGCAGCGGTACATTCAACCTTAACAGCAAGAATCTGATCATCGTGGCCCTCGCTGGAAATGCCATCAGTCAGGTGGAACCAAATGCTTTCG GAACAAGCCTTTCGCACACCGTTACCTTGGACTTCCGTGCTAACTCTTTGGCTGATCTCCCCGAGTCCACATGGCGCCCCATGATCGCTATTTTAGGCTCCGGTTCCCTTCTCATCGATG GCAACAGCTTGACATGCGGATGCAACCTGTGCTGGCTGATGCAAGACGCGACGTTACTGAGCCATACCTCGGGAGGCAAGTGCAGCTCGGGAGAGTACCTTGACGAGATCAACACGGACTATTGTGATTTCTTCTGTTTCAGAGATTGA